The Ornithodoros turicata isolate Travis chromosome 7, ASM3712646v1, whole genome shotgun sequence genome includes a region encoding these proteins:
- the LOC135401478 gene encoding ubiquitin carboxyl-terminal hydrolase 47-like isoform X2: MVPGENTHPVPAEVPTTAVEPQATCVVQDMRNEQLNRKVTLSLPCSTTGLELMHAVSEKFSYSPDSSELVFQRWRLPQRPKDGDKEGSVDVRLHKEQTLEDMGFQCHSMIQNMLAIYDRNREPPKELTVPTTVEEAQATCIVRDMTTGQMHSPKVTLSLPSSTTALELMHAVSEKFNYSPDSFELLFQRLKDGDSVAVHLHTEQTLEDMGFQCDSITRNILVIYDRNREPPKKLMAPPPQEEIESEEMPPAAEWGHRRPLCDNKRPLKDDKYVNTHYKEVGYVGLVNQAMTCYLNSLLQTLYMTPEFRNALYRWEFDGTDEDGVKSIPFQLQKLFLLLQTSSKPAIGTTDLTTSFGWDSSEAWQQHDVQELCRVMFDALEHKFKNTDQAKLICQLYEGKLKDYVKCLECGNESAREDTFLDIPLVVRPFGSSQAYGSVEEALCAFVTPETLEGSNQYFCERCGKKCDAHKGLKFIKFPYLLTLQLKRFDFDPVTMHRIKLNDKVTFPEILNLNQFIKTESEQQDVGAGDDADTTDSGSALDDDSLACSSGAKPSPTERPCDESDDEGIDVDGNSDGPANNRFIRRPNEKGPYVYELFSIMVHSGSANGGHYYAYVKSFRDNQWFCFNDAQVSGVTYDEIRKTYGGGPGRSGYYFSAYSSSTNAYMLMYRQIDKEHNAAAMVPEEFPQHIKDLLRRMEEAEEHERQQREIERSKCRIKLFCAHPLKHTMKEMKLKVDKDTSLQETTETAHKIMGLQGVVPLECCRLVMYDDCAESLECSFEDCEDQPIGEILGGVKSTYQFDLLLEIRKPHETFQAYKPGGTTVKVYNVILEREDIGQATIVRGLKSQTVEEFKAQVATQLGLPSPNMRMVVERYHNDLFFLSSPEKTLKSEGFGKSNTVYIECYDEDDAKKEFRDSHFFEILDRQMHTIMVHVDLPSADQVAQERHHVPAPKEPRPWNVDDDSGTLARTQAQAAGTSDDYDSDLCDSSSSGCQGGGGDQSEDSSLTDSERTLVGDDISPRNNSPDFVLDRETELSQLGPSGPPNDISKNLEEELHNPSSKEDARVLDNTTAFNGGDDYVPVEALPKEEPRRYFRARPYTDPEDNSRQLRVFVDKRITFGGLKKELEPYVGVSADYFKVFRIYSNNQEFECTKLTDNMISYTNDEKFEIKLGRALRSGEHRLKIYLLTPTAAEPSKFLLDWIIPKGAPVQQVKKEILPEIKERCQLDIPLNRCRLRKKTSTNPGAVYLNSGKFDEDVPTFLSYEVFLEVLPGPDKVISSSNMALFVRRWRPSTFTFDPLDELVLEQRTFNCLKETLSTHSGIEKDNLEVAKCPGPFPCTVSSLTVNTETEWHGTATSLCSWPLYINEDGLVVLYRDKTEPVRELTEEEKREITNRETARMSRSMMTVPSPRKEKALKIYVGSPPSTSTLSQNPSNSVQSQTQSAHHAVPLDLD, from the exons ATGGTGCCGGGAGAGAATACACATCCTGTTCCTGCCGAG GTACCTACTACAGCGGTAGAGCCGCAAGCAACATGCGTAGTTCAAGATATGAGAAATGAACAG CTCAACCGAAAAGTGACTCTCTCCTTGCCCTGCTCAACAACAGGATTGGAACTGATGCATGCTGTCAGTGAAAAGTTCTCCTACAGTCCAGATTCTTCCGAGCTGGTGTTTCAGAGATGGAGACTCCCACAGCGGCCCAAAGATGGAGATAAAGAGGGATCG GTGGATGTTCGCCTGCACAAGGAGCAAACGCTAGAGGACATGGGCTTCCAGTGTCACAGCATGATACAAAACATGTTGGCTATTTATGATAGAAATAGAGAACCACCAAAAGAACTTACG GTACCTACTACAGTGGAAGAGGCACAAGCAACTTGCATAGTTCGAGATATGACAACTGGACAG ATGCACAGCCCAAAGGTAACACTGTCCCTGCCCAGCTCCACGACAGCATTGGAATTGATGCACGCTGTCAGTGAAAAGTTCAACTATAGTCCAGATTCTTTTGAGCTATTATTTCAGAGGCTCAAGGATGGAGATTCG GTGGCCGTTCACCTGCACACGGAGCAAACGCTAGAGGACATGGGCTTCCAATGTGACAGCATTACACGAAACATTTTGGTTATTTATGACAGAAATAGAGAGCCACCAAAAAAGCTTATG GCGCCACCTCCTCAGGAAGAGATAGAGTCGGAGGAAATGCCACCAGCCGCAGAATGGGGTCACCGAAGGCCACTGTGTGACAACAAGAGGCCGCTAAAAGACGATAAATATGTTAACACCCACTACAAGGAAGTTG GTTATGTGGGTCTCGTGAACCAGGCCATGACGTGCTACTTGAACAGTTTGCTTCAGACATTGTACATGACACCAGAGTTTAGAAATGCGCTGTACAG GTGGGAATTTGATGGCACAGATGAGGATGGTGTGAAGAGTATCCCTTTTCAGTTACAAAAGCTGTTTCTTCTGTTGCAG ACTTCATCCAAGCCTGCAATTGGTACAACAGACCTCACAACAAGTTTTGGCTGGGACAGCAGTGAAG CTTGGCAGCAGCATGATGTGCAGGAGCTTTGTAGAGTTATGTTTGATGCCCTCGAGCACAAATTCAAGAACACTGATCAGGCCAAGCTCATATGCCAGCTCTACGAGGGAAAGCTAAAAGACTACGTTAAGTGCCTAGAG tGTGGCAATGAGAGTGCTCGTGAAGACACGTTTTTGGATATTCCGCTCGTCGTGAGACCCTTTGGCTCGAGCCAGGCTTACGGAAGCGTG GAGGAAGCACTGTGCGCATTCGTCACCCCGGAGACCTTGGAAGGATCAAACCAGTACTTTTGTGAAAGGTGCGGCAAAAAGTGCGACGCTCACAAGGGGCTCAAGTTCATCAAGTTCCCCTACCTCCTCACCCTTCAACTGAAGCGCTTCGACTTTGATCCGGTCACCATGCATCGAATTAAACTCAATGACAA GGTTAcgtttccggaaattttgaactTGAACCAGTTCATCAAGACGGAAAGCGAACAGCAGGACGTTGGTGCCGGCGACGACGCGGACACCACGGACAGTGGATCTGCGCTTGATGACGACTCGCTGGCTTGTTCGTCTGGCGCTAAGCCTTCTCCCACAGAGCGTCCGTGCGACGAGAGTGACGACGAAGGCATTGACGTGGACGGGAACTCTGACGGCCCTGCCAATAACCGGTttatcagaaggccgaatgAGAAG GGTCCTTATGTCTACGAGTTGTTTTCCATCATGGTGCACTCTGGGAGTGCGAATGGCGGACACTATTACGCCTACGTCAA GTCTTTCAGAGACAACCAGTGGTTCTGCTTCAACGATGCTCAAGTGTCCGGCGTCACGTACGATGAAATTCGGAAGACCTACGGTGGTGGACCTGGTAGAAGCGGCTACTACTTCAGTGCATATTCTAG CTCAACCAATGCGTACATGCTGATGTACCGTCAGATAGACAAGGAACACAATGCAGCAGCGATGGTTCCTGAAGAATTTCCACAGCACATCAAAGACCTCCTAAGGCGAATGGAAGAAGCTGAAGAACACGAAAGGCAACAAAGGGAAATTGAACGATCCAAGTGCCGG ATCAAACTATTCTGTGCTCACCCACTGAAGCACACAATGAAAGAGATGAAACTGAAGGTTGACAAAGATACATCACTCCAAGAAACTACAGAAACTGCCCACAAG ATCATGGGTCTGCAAGGTGTCGTTCCCTTGGAGTGTTGCCGACTGGTAATGTACGACGACTGTGCAGAGTCGCTGGAATGTTCTTTCGAGGACTGCGAAGATCAACCCATCGGAGAAATCTTGGGTGGCGTCAAAAGCACATATCAGTTTGACTTACTGCTGGAGATTCGAAAGCCGCACGAAACCTTCCAGGCGTACAAGCCAGGAG GGACAACCGTGAAGGTGTATAATGTCATCCTGGAGCGTGAAGACATTGGTCAGGCAACCATTGTGCGCGGTCTCAAGTCGCAGACGGTCGAAGAGTTCAAAGCGCAAGTTGCTACG CAACTAGGGCTTCCTTCTCCGAACATGCGAATGGTGGTGGAGAGGTACCACAATGATCTCTTCTTCCTCTCAAGTCCAGAGAAGACATTGAAATCTGAGGGATTTGGCAAAAGCAATACT GTGTACATTGAATGTTACGATGAAGATGATGCAAAGAAGGAATTTAGAGATTCACATTTCTTTGAGATCCTGGATCGCCAAATGCACACAATCATGGTGCATGTTGATTTGCCTTCAGCAGATCAAG TGGCCCAAGAACGTCATCATGTCCCAGCCCCGAAAGAACCACGGCCATGGAATGTTGATGACGATAGTGGAACGT TGGCGAGAACACAGGCACAGGCTGCTGGAACGAGCGATGACTATGACAGTGACCTCTGTGATTCCTCTTCTTCTGGATGTCAGGGAGGAGGAGGCGACCAGTCAGAAGACTCGAGCTTGACAGACAGTGAGCGCACCCTCGTCGGCGATGACATTTCTCCCAGGAACAATTCTCCCGATTTTGTCTTGGACAGGGAGACCGAGCTTTCACAGCTCGGGCCTTCAGGACCACCCAACG acaTCAGCAAGAACCTCGAAGAAGAGCTGCATAATCCCTCGTCCAAGGAAGACGCACGTGTGTTAGACAACACAACTGCTTTTAATGGAGGAGATGACTATGTC CCTGTTGAAGCTTTACCGAAAGAGGAGCCCCGGCGATACTTCCGCGCAAGACCTTACACAGACCCCGAGGATAACAGTCGAC AGTTGAGAGTCTTCGTCGACAAACGAATTACCTTTGGAGGCCTAAAAAAAGAATTGGAGCCGTACGTAGGTGTCAGTGCAGACTATTTCAAA gtGTTTAGGATATATTCAAATAATCAAGAGTTTGAATGTACGAAGCTCACAGACAATATGATTTCGTACACGAAcgatgaaaag TTTGAAATCAAGCTTGGAAGGGCACTGAGGTCCGGAGAACATCGTCTAAAGATATATCTTCTTACTCCCACGGCTGCGGAG CCAAGCAAGTTTTTACTGGACTGGATTATTCCAAAAGGAGCCCCAGTACAACAAGTGAAGAAAGAAATCTTGCCCGAGATAAAGGAGAGATGTCAGTTGGATATTCCCTTGAACAG GTGCCGGTTACGGAAAAAGACATCTACCAACCCTGGAGCAGTCTACCTCAACTCCGGCAAGTTTGACGAGGATGTTCCAACGTTCCTGTCGTATGAGGTCTTCCTTGAGGTTCTGCCAG GACCTGATAAGGTGATCTCTTCGTCGAACATGGCCCTGTTTGTTCGAAGGTGGCGACCCTCTACGTTCACGTTTGATCCTCTTGACGAACTTGTTCTTGAACAGCGAACCTTTAATTGCCTGAAAGAAACA TTATCTACACATAGTGGCATCGAAAAGGACAATTTGGAAGTTGCCAAG TGCCCTGGTCCCTTCCCGTGCACCGTGTCGTCGTTGACAGTAAACACAGAAACAGAATGGCATGGGACCGCGACTTCTTTGTGTTCCTGGCCACTCTATATCAATGAAGACGGCCTCGTGGTATTATACAG GGATAAGACTGAGCCCGTAAGAGAATTAACGGAAGAAGAAAAGCGCGAAATCACAAACAGGGAAACCGCACG AATGAGCAGGAGCATGATGACAGTGCCTTCTCCGAGGAAGGAGAAAGCACTCAAGATCTATGTGGGAAGCCCTCCCAGTACAAGCACGCTGTCACAGAACCCTAGTAACAGTGTCCAGTCGCAAACACAATCCGCCCATCACGCAGTGCCTCTAGATTTGGATTGA
- the LOC135401478 gene encoding ubiquitin carboxyl-terminal hydrolase 47-like isoform X3 produces MVPGENTHPVPAEVPTTAVEPQATCVVQDMRNEQLNRKVTLSLPCSTTGLELMHAVSEKFSYSPDSSELVFQRWRLPQRPKDGDKEGSVDVRLHKEQTLEDMGFQCHSMIQNMLAIYDRNREPPKELTVPTTVEEAQATCIVRDMTTGQMHSPKVTLSLPSSTTALELMHAVSEKFNYSPDSFELLFQRLKDGDSVAVHLHTEQTLEDMGFQCDSITRNILVIYDRNREPPKKLMAPPPQEEIESEEMPPAAEWGHRRPLCDNKRPLKDDKYVNTHYKEVGYVGLVNQAMTCYLNSLLQTLYMTPEFRNALYRWEFDGTDEDGVKSIPFQLQKLFLLLQTSSKPAIGTTDLTTSFGWDSSEAWQQHDVQELCRVMFDALEHKFKNTDQAKLICQLYEGKLKDYVKCLECGNESAREDTFLDIPLVVRPFGSSQAYGSVEEALCAFVTPETLEGSNQYFCERCGKKCDAHKGLKFIKFPYLLTLQLKRFDFDPVTMHRIKLNDKVTFPEILNLNQFIKTESEQQDVGAGDDADTTDSGSALDDDSLACSSGAKPSPTERPCDESDDEGIDVDGNSDGPANNRFIRRPNEKGPYVYELFSIMVHSGSANGGHYYAYVKSFRDNQWFCFNDAQVSGVTYDEIRKTYGGGPGRSGYYFSAYSSSTNAYMLMYRQIDKEHNAAAMVPEEFPQHIKDLLRRMEEAEEHERQQREIERSKCRIKLFCAHPLKHTMKEMKLKVDKDTSLQETTETAHKIMGLQGVVPLECCRLVMYDDCAESLECSFEDCEDQPIGEILGGVKSTYQFDLLLEIRKPHETFQAYKPGGTTVKVYNVILEREDIGQATIVRGLKSQTVEEFKAQVATQLGLPSPNMRMVVERYHNDLFFLSSPEKTLKSEGFGKSNTVYIECYDEDDAKKEFRDSHFFEILDRQMHTIMVHVDLPSADQVARTQAQAAGTSDDYDSDLCDSSSSGCQGGGGDQSEDSSLTDSERTLVGDDISPRNNSPDFVLDRETELSQLGPSGPPNDISKNLEEELHNPSSKEDARVLDNTTAFNGGDDYVQPVEALPKEEPRRYFRARPYTDPEDNSRQLRVFVDKRITFGGLKKELEPYVGVSADYFKVFRIYSNNQEFECTKLTDNMISYTNDEKFEIKLGRALRSGEHRLKIYLLTPTAAEPSKFLLDWIIPKGAPVQQVKKEILPEIKERCQLDIPLNRCRLRKKTSTNPGAVYLNSGKFDEDVPTFLSYEVFLEVLPGPDKVISSSNMALFVRRWRPSTFTFDPLDELVLEQRTFNCLKETLSTHSGIEKDNLEVAKCPGPFPCTVSSLTVNTETEWHGTATSLCSWPLYINEDGLVVLYRDKTEPVRELTEEEKREITNRETARMSRSMMTVPSPRKEKALKIYVGSPPSTSTLSQNPSNSVQSQTQSAHHAVPLDLD; encoded by the exons ATGGTGCCGGGAGAGAATACACATCCTGTTCCTGCCGAG GTACCTACTACAGCGGTAGAGCCGCAAGCAACATGCGTAGTTCAAGATATGAGAAATGAACAG CTCAACCGAAAAGTGACTCTCTCCTTGCCCTGCTCAACAACAGGATTGGAACTGATGCATGCTGTCAGTGAAAAGTTCTCCTACAGTCCAGATTCTTCCGAGCTGGTGTTTCAGAGATGGAGACTCCCACAGCGGCCCAAAGATGGAGATAAAGAGGGATCG GTGGATGTTCGCCTGCACAAGGAGCAAACGCTAGAGGACATGGGCTTCCAGTGTCACAGCATGATACAAAACATGTTGGCTATTTATGATAGAAATAGAGAACCACCAAAAGAACTTACG GTACCTACTACAGTGGAAGAGGCACAAGCAACTTGCATAGTTCGAGATATGACAACTGGACAG ATGCACAGCCCAAAGGTAACACTGTCCCTGCCCAGCTCCACGACAGCATTGGAATTGATGCACGCTGTCAGTGAAAAGTTCAACTATAGTCCAGATTCTTTTGAGCTATTATTTCAGAGGCTCAAGGATGGAGATTCG GTGGCCGTTCACCTGCACACGGAGCAAACGCTAGAGGACATGGGCTTCCAATGTGACAGCATTACACGAAACATTTTGGTTATTTATGACAGAAATAGAGAGCCACCAAAAAAGCTTATG GCGCCACCTCCTCAGGAAGAGATAGAGTCGGAGGAAATGCCACCAGCCGCAGAATGGGGTCACCGAAGGCCACTGTGTGACAACAAGAGGCCGCTAAAAGACGATAAATATGTTAACACCCACTACAAGGAAGTTG GTTATGTGGGTCTCGTGAACCAGGCCATGACGTGCTACTTGAACAGTTTGCTTCAGACATTGTACATGACACCAGAGTTTAGAAATGCGCTGTACAG GTGGGAATTTGATGGCACAGATGAGGATGGTGTGAAGAGTATCCCTTTTCAGTTACAAAAGCTGTTTCTTCTGTTGCAG ACTTCATCCAAGCCTGCAATTGGTACAACAGACCTCACAACAAGTTTTGGCTGGGACAGCAGTGAAG CTTGGCAGCAGCATGATGTGCAGGAGCTTTGTAGAGTTATGTTTGATGCCCTCGAGCACAAATTCAAGAACACTGATCAGGCCAAGCTCATATGCCAGCTCTACGAGGGAAAGCTAAAAGACTACGTTAAGTGCCTAGAG tGTGGCAATGAGAGTGCTCGTGAAGACACGTTTTTGGATATTCCGCTCGTCGTGAGACCCTTTGGCTCGAGCCAGGCTTACGGAAGCGTG GAGGAAGCACTGTGCGCATTCGTCACCCCGGAGACCTTGGAAGGATCAAACCAGTACTTTTGTGAAAGGTGCGGCAAAAAGTGCGACGCTCACAAGGGGCTCAAGTTCATCAAGTTCCCCTACCTCCTCACCCTTCAACTGAAGCGCTTCGACTTTGATCCGGTCACCATGCATCGAATTAAACTCAATGACAA GGTTAcgtttccggaaattttgaactTGAACCAGTTCATCAAGACGGAAAGCGAACAGCAGGACGTTGGTGCCGGCGACGACGCGGACACCACGGACAGTGGATCTGCGCTTGATGACGACTCGCTGGCTTGTTCGTCTGGCGCTAAGCCTTCTCCCACAGAGCGTCCGTGCGACGAGAGTGACGACGAAGGCATTGACGTGGACGGGAACTCTGACGGCCCTGCCAATAACCGGTttatcagaaggccgaatgAGAAG GGTCCTTATGTCTACGAGTTGTTTTCCATCATGGTGCACTCTGGGAGTGCGAATGGCGGACACTATTACGCCTACGTCAA GTCTTTCAGAGACAACCAGTGGTTCTGCTTCAACGATGCTCAAGTGTCCGGCGTCACGTACGATGAAATTCGGAAGACCTACGGTGGTGGACCTGGTAGAAGCGGCTACTACTTCAGTGCATATTCTAG CTCAACCAATGCGTACATGCTGATGTACCGTCAGATAGACAAGGAACACAATGCAGCAGCGATGGTTCCTGAAGAATTTCCACAGCACATCAAAGACCTCCTAAGGCGAATGGAAGAAGCTGAAGAACACGAAAGGCAACAAAGGGAAATTGAACGATCCAAGTGCCGG ATCAAACTATTCTGTGCTCACCCACTGAAGCACACAATGAAAGAGATGAAACTGAAGGTTGACAAAGATACATCACTCCAAGAAACTACAGAAACTGCCCACAAG ATCATGGGTCTGCAAGGTGTCGTTCCCTTGGAGTGTTGCCGACTGGTAATGTACGACGACTGTGCAGAGTCGCTGGAATGTTCTTTCGAGGACTGCGAAGATCAACCCATCGGAGAAATCTTGGGTGGCGTCAAAAGCACATATCAGTTTGACTTACTGCTGGAGATTCGAAAGCCGCACGAAACCTTCCAGGCGTACAAGCCAGGAG GGACAACCGTGAAGGTGTATAATGTCATCCTGGAGCGTGAAGACATTGGTCAGGCAACCATTGTGCGCGGTCTCAAGTCGCAGACGGTCGAAGAGTTCAAAGCGCAAGTTGCTACG CAACTAGGGCTTCCTTCTCCGAACATGCGAATGGTGGTGGAGAGGTACCACAATGATCTCTTCTTCCTCTCAAGTCCAGAGAAGACATTGAAATCTGAGGGATTTGGCAAAAGCAATACT GTGTACATTGAATGTTACGATGAAGATGATGCAAAGAAGGAATTTAGAGATTCACATTTCTTTGAGATCCTGGATCGCCAAATGCACACAATCATGGTGCATGTTGATTTGCCTTCAGCAGATCAAG TGGCGAGAACACAGGCACAGGCTGCTGGAACGAGCGATGACTATGACAGTGACCTCTGTGATTCCTCTTCTTCTGGATGTCAGGGAGGAGGAGGCGACCAGTCAGAAGACTCGAGCTTGACAGACAGTGAGCGCACCCTCGTCGGCGATGACATTTCTCCCAGGAACAATTCTCCCGATTTTGTCTTGGACAGGGAGACCGAGCTTTCACAGCTCGGGCCTTCAGGACCACCCAACG acaTCAGCAAGAACCTCGAAGAAGAGCTGCATAATCCCTCGTCCAAGGAAGACGCACGTGTGTTAGACAACACAACTGCTTTTAATGGAGGAGATGACTATGTC CAGCCTGTTGAAGCTTTACCGAAAGAGGAGCCCCGGCGATACTTCCGCGCAAGACCTTACACAGACCCCGAGGATAACAGTCGAC AGTTGAGAGTCTTCGTCGACAAACGAATTACCTTTGGAGGCCTAAAAAAAGAATTGGAGCCGTACGTAGGTGTCAGTGCAGACTATTTCAAA gtGTTTAGGATATATTCAAATAATCAAGAGTTTGAATGTACGAAGCTCACAGACAATATGATTTCGTACACGAAcgatgaaaag TTTGAAATCAAGCTTGGAAGGGCACTGAGGTCCGGAGAACATCGTCTAAAGATATATCTTCTTACTCCCACGGCTGCGGAG CCAAGCAAGTTTTTACTGGACTGGATTATTCCAAAAGGAGCCCCAGTACAACAAGTGAAGAAAGAAATCTTGCCCGAGATAAAGGAGAGATGTCAGTTGGATATTCCCTTGAACAG GTGCCGGTTACGGAAAAAGACATCTACCAACCCTGGAGCAGTCTACCTCAACTCCGGCAAGTTTGACGAGGATGTTCCAACGTTCCTGTCGTATGAGGTCTTCCTTGAGGTTCTGCCAG GACCTGATAAGGTGATCTCTTCGTCGAACATGGCCCTGTTTGTTCGAAGGTGGCGACCCTCTACGTTCACGTTTGATCCTCTTGACGAACTTGTTCTTGAACAGCGAACCTTTAATTGCCTGAAAGAAACA TTATCTACACATAGTGGCATCGAAAAGGACAATTTGGAAGTTGCCAAG TGCCCTGGTCCCTTCCCGTGCACCGTGTCGTCGTTGACAGTAAACACAGAAACAGAATGGCATGGGACCGCGACTTCTTTGTGTTCCTGGCCACTCTATATCAATGAAGACGGCCTCGTGGTATTATACAG GGATAAGACTGAGCCCGTAAGAGAATTAACGGAAGAAGAAAAGCGCGAAATCACAAACAGGGAAACCGCACG AATGAGCAGGAGCATGATGACAGTGCCTTCTCCGAGGAAGGAGAAAGCACTCAAGATCTATGTGGGAAGCCCTCCCAGTACAAGCACGCTGTCACAGAACCCTAGTAACAGTGTCCAGTCGCAAACACAATCCGCCCATCACGCAGTGCCTCTAGATTTGGATTGA